tgtgtgtgtgcatgtgtgttaagaaagcagagggagggaataaAAGGggtaaaagaaaaactatttcccAGTTCGCAACACATTTGACACCAAACATGTGAGATGTTTACCCACACCCACCAATTTTTCAACTTTCTGGACACTAACTGGGCACCTGAAAATTCAGTTCTAACACTAACTGCCAAAACTTAGCCTCAGGCCCTCCATGTTGAGGGCTCAGGCCTACAAGGGTGCCACCACTTCAGATGCCACTCACAAATCCTGGGCCTCCAGACTTCTGACTGACTTGGCTACCAATCAGAGGTTCGCACAATCTCCTCCTCAGACTAGGTAATTTGATATCCAAGGCTCACAGAAATTAGGGAAACATTTTACTCAGTATtgctggtttattataaaggattgGCAGGTAAACAGCCAAAAGAAGAGGTACACAGAACAAGGTCCAGAGGAATCCTGAGCATAGCAGCTTCTCTTCCTGTGAGGTTGGGATGTGTCAACCTCTCAGCACATGGATGTGTTCACTGACTTGGAAGGTCTTTGAACCCCATCATTTAGAATTTTAATGGAGGCTTCACGATGTAAACACGATTGATGAAATTATTGGCTATTGGTGATTAATTGCTCTCTAGCTCCTCCTAGAGgtcagggggtaggggtgaaggTTCTAACCCTCTACTGGCATGGCTGGCTCTTCCAACAACCACCCCTCGTCCTCAAAGAGTCATCTCttagcataaactcaggtatGGCTGAAAaggacttttattattattattattattattattattattattattattattattaaaacaaagatgGTCCTCTTACCCTTATCGCCCAGGAGATTCCAAGGACTTCGGGaattctgtgccaggaactggggacaAAGAGCAAGTATATAATTCTTATTATATCACAGCATCAGGGGACAGCAAGTGGGAATTAATCCTTTATAGTTAAATCTTCTACAACAGTGTGAATAAAGCATAAAAGTAATATATCAATAGGTTATCCTGCTACAAAAATAGTAAACTTGACTTTTATTAAGGAGCATTCTGACCAAAGTCATTTACTTATTAATATCAGTCAGCAATTTTTCTTCCATATCATCTCTCTGCTGCTAGCAGACAATTCGCTGTTACTCAACCTTTCTCTAATATATAATCTCGGCAGGACATCTCCggtctatttttttgtttataacatCCACATACAACCTCCAACAACAATTCATGTCTGAGAAGAGAGATTTCTAACTGAAACAACTATTAGGATAGCAGCATTAAGATTAATTCTGAAAGACTAACAACCATAGATAATAACCACAAAGGCATATTTGACTTAGATATACTTAACTTTGACATCCCAATTCCTGTTGAGAGCCTGGGCAAAAGGATTCACATTTCTCTACATCACTTCAAAAAAGCCAAGAAGAGGTGTCCCTGCTATCTCACACACAATACAAATCCTGTGGATCCATGCCCAGACGCCCCTTATAGGGCAACCTGAGAGCACTGCACTTTAATTCCCAGTCTGGGTCCAAGGTAGATCCACTTTGTGCCAAAGTTTTCTCTGTAAACATCACTGCTGAAGCTTCTGGAGTAGGTATGATTCTCCAACAAAAGGGGTTTCTTGAAATAATGGCGGATTTCAGGCCATGAAAATTCAAGAGAAACAGGAAGTGTCTTTCAGTGCCAACAAGGGGAAGTactcaaaaaaatgaataaagatttgAAAGACAGGGCATGTTGAAGGGACTCAAGAGTGAATCTGAAAGAACTCTCAATGGACAAAGCTGGAACAATATGACAGTGAGATAAATAACATAGCACTGGATTATGCCCAAAATACAACAAATACCCATGGTTCCACactgacataaataaatgattggaGAAATGAATATAGGAGATCCAACAATTCTCCCTTACAGAGGAAAGAAGATAATGTATGTAGATACTCCACCCTCAAGTAGGTGAAGCTTaatcctctccccccacccccactcctccaaCTCCCACCTTGAGATGCTTCCAAAAGACAGACCATGGCAAGGGGGGAGAAGTAACTTGATAGTGGGGCAGTCTAGCAAACACTACCCTAGCTAGATGATCAAGGTTAGCATCACCCACGATGAGCCAAATTCATCATGTGTACTCTTTGATATAATGTGATAAGAATGACACTTTTTCTCTCTAGTATCTCTCAGAAACCCTAACCCCTTTCTAGTTATGAGAAAACACAGACAAACCAAAAATTGAGGGACAATCaataaaatacctgaccagtactcttcaaaacGATCAAGGTCATGATAAACAAAGAAAGACTAAGGAAGTGTCACAGACCAGGGattaaggagacatgacaactataTGCAATGGGACATCTTGGACAGGAGCGTGGCCCAGAAAAGGGATGGTAATGGGAAAGCTAGTAAAATCTCAATAAAACCTGTAGCTGTGTTAATAGTATTCCAATGTTAAGTTCTTAGTTTGACAAATAGATCCCAGATTATGAAAGATGACATTAGGGGAAGCTAACGAAGAATATAGAGGAACCCCTTGTTCTAAATTTGCAATTTCCTATAAATCAAGAAttgctacaaaataaaaaagctttaaatataaatgaacatataaataaatgtatttaacatatttatatatttaatatctaataaagatattttttatatatttaatatggttgatatacttatatataacTTATATTACTGTATAATGATTTATTCAAAGTTCTGATGGGACAACATataattataagataataaataagttaaataaacaTACACTTAATAAGTATAtattgattaaatatatatatattcaaatctaCACATTATGTCCTGGACACTGACTCGAGCACGTAAAAGCATCCTCTCCATCCTGgtgtttctattttatgtatCCTGAAATTGCTTTGCCTGGAAGCTGAAACCTGAATTCTTAAAATCAAACAGAAGGAGTAGATATAGAAAAGAGCTTTTTTCTTCATGAACTAAAATGAGTATATAGAAGTACTTTCAACCCCATGGGTAGAGCCTATAATGCCCCAGGACAGATGAGCAAATAAGAATTACAGGTCTGTGTCGAGAAGGCTTCATCTTAGGCTTTTATAATTAACAGCTTGCTTCGGTGCCATAATTCAGCATAAAAGAAGCCACAAAGGAACCAGCAGTCTCTGCCATTAAGAATTGCCAGTGAATGTGTTATCTGCAGTTATTAACACTTTTCAATTGTGATCTTTGGTAATTACTTCTATACCCCAACATCATCTTCGGTTTTCACTtcaattctttcttattttttagacagtggggtggggggtgcagagggagagaaccttaagcaggctccacacccggCACAGAGCCCATCGCGGAGCTGGagctcaagaccctgagatcatgacctgagccgaaatcaggagctggatgcttaaccagctgagccacccaggtgccccttcacttCAATTCTTTCTAAAGTGCTTTATGTAACCCATAGGATATTTGGATTAATTTTACCTGCAAAATCgaattttaaaaactaccatTTAAAAAACATCTGGGCCATTTTCCCAACTAACACCTACTGGAGCACAACAAAATTCCCTCTTTTAcatgagatttaaaaatttgaacaTGTCAATAACCAATTTTATACCGTACATTTGTAATGTGCTTTTATATACCTAAATTCATCCTTACCATAACCCTTTCCTGGAGGTAGGACCAACACTAGTAGGGTGAAAAGTCAGGCAAGCTGGCTCACGTCACACTGGGATCTCAGGGGCAGAGGAGCAAGAGACAGGAAGAAGCTATAGTgggaggggctggaggtgggaggaTTGGCGCTTTTACAGGCAACCCCCCTAGAGGTGAAACCATGACACACATTACAGAGAAGGGATGGGCTATGCCTGGCCTGGACCAGGAGACATCTCACCTGGAGATGGAGAATAGCAGAAAGAGCATCATGGAGCCTGTAGAGAATCCAGCTGACGTCTAAGgtcctcagagagagagagagaaagaatcatgGCCCTAGAAAGGCTCCAACCCTGGGTAGACTATTCACCCAACACCAAGCCAAACACCTCACAGGGTACTTCTGACTCTGTCTCAGATCGTCTCAGAAACCATACAGAACTCAGTCTTCTTCTGGAGACCTCAGGACACCAGCTTAGAAGCCTGGAGACACAGGTGGTCACAATCACTCCCATTTTTCAAATAAGGAAGCAGGTCAAGTGATGTAAGCCAGGTGGACTCTGCCgccagactgcctggattcaaatccagattgCACCACTTCTGGGGAGTTAGCCAGTGCTGGTAATCAAGGTGGTAACAAGGagtacacccccccccccccggggcggGTAACAGTTGGGACAAAGTAGAAGTTTGTCATTGTCTACGTCATTGGAGTAGATGCAAAGGAGGCTGCTCCTGATGGACGGGAGTGATTCAGGGACCCAGACCCCTTCCACCTGTggctctgcacacacacaccccctccaaCCCAGTGTcccatcatcatcttcatctagCTGGCAAAAAGATGCATGGAGGAGGCACTCCGGCTTCTAAAAACGACACCCATCTCTCACATTCCATCAGCTAGTACTTGGGCCAGTGCCACCCTGACTGCCAAAGAGGCTGGGAAATGTCAGCTGCCTTTGTGTCCAGAAAGCGGCAGCAGGGTTTGGGGTGAACATTGTCTGCTATACTGGCCATACGACCTCAGGAGAGTCACTTAGCATCCCTGGGCCTCatttcttctcatctgtaaagtggggattaTAATACCACCTGCCTTCAGGTAGGAGAATGAAGGAGTTGACACGTGAAAGCATCTGAACAGTGTCACGTCCTCAGTGAGCGCCCCGCAGACGCTGCCCATTGCCATGGCCATCGGCATCTTCTTcatcattattttcatcattatcatGATCATTCGAAAATGAAGTGGCTGGGATTTAAGTCTGCGACTTTGGACTCCAGAGTCCAGGGAGAATTGGTCCTTCTCTTCTAAGACGGCTGCTGCAGTCTCAAGCATCCGCATAAAATGATTCAATTCTCAGCTTTCCAATCCTGAAATACAAATATTGTTTCTCTACAGAAACGCAGATGAGAAAATTTGGTCACAATAATTGGAAGTAACTGTTGGGGCTAATGGAAGCACGCCGTAGCCTTATTTG
Above is a genomic segment from Canis lupus baileyi chromosome 7, mCanLup2.hap1, whole genome shotgun sequence containing:
- the LOC140636573 gene encoding uncharacterized protein, yielding MRMLETAAAVLEEKDQFSLDSGVQSRRLKSQPLHFRMIMIMMKIMMKKMPMAMAMGSVCGALTEDVTLFRCFHVSTPSFSYLKTSAGFSTGSMMLFLLFSISSSWHRIPEVLGISWAIRALGLRGRALKKSTNRYDLENSTWLIWKSTNSRNDEGSARPAEEEPGSCWGLSRALGALPMVTSSVGGAEDAPSAGQLFRSTLIPADWI